A portion of the Cryptomeria japonica chromosome 5, Sugi_1.0, whole genome shotgun sequence genome contains these proteins:
- the LOC131875959 gene encoding uncharacterized protein LOC131875959, whose protein sequence is MKITSWNVRGLSAPDKKHLFKRVLNKLDSDLVILQETKLSGEKAMELMKYCFRWEGVFQDAQGTAGGLGLMWNPACVEVNPIASCNNWMACIIHHKTTNLNFPLFNIYGPIRTEEKLKAWTEITDQARLLDLDKTIMVGDFNAILDIDEKEGGLKKSTKVIDDFRDFLSNCKLIDIIPKNGQFTWTNRRLNFSKISERLDHFFVGDWWIRGEFFMETNIVPQIGSDHFPLSLSITQELTEKTRLEEEMETISNRVMVDGMTNFDNELEKKLKEQYGEILKREETYWKDKSRELWIADGDLNTKLFHASSKARRAKNKISAIKDEQGSLKTSEKEIEQAALDYFIGLWEKRTRMTMRISL, encoded by the exons ATGAAGATTACAtcctggaatgtcaggggcctaTCTGCCCCTGACAAAAAGCACTTGTTCAAAAGAGTTTTGAACAAGTTAGATTCAGATCTAGTTATATTGCAAGAAACCAAGCTCAGTGGAGAAAAAGCTATGGAACTTATGAAATACTGCTTCAGATGGGAAGGTGTTTTCCAAGATGCTCAAGGCACTGCTGGAGGGCTGGGATTAATGTGGAACCCCGCTTGTGTGGAGGTCAATCCGATTGCATCATGCAACAATTGGATGGCATGCATTATTCACCATAAAACAACAAACCTCAATTTTCCTCTGTTCAACATATATGGACCTATTAGAACAGAAGAGAAACTGAAAGCCTGGACAGAAATTACTGATCAAGCTAGGTTGCTTGATttggataaaacaataatggtaggAGACTTCAATGCTATACTGGACATCGATGAAAAGGAGGGAGGTCTCAAGAAATCTACAAAGGTGATAGATGATTTCAGGGATTTTCTATCAAATTGCAAATTGATAGATATTATACCAAAAAATGGTCAGTTTACTTGGACAAACAGAAGACTTAATTTTTCAAAAATCTCAGAAAGATTAGACCACTTCTTTGTCGGGGATTGGTGGATAAGGGGTGAATTTTTCATGGAGACTAACATTGTTCCTCAAATCGGCTCAGATCACTTCCCTCTATCCCTTTCAATCACGCAAGAGTTGACAG AAAAAACCAGATTAGAAGAGGAAATGGAAACTATTAGTAATCGGGTTATGGTGGACGGAATGACAAATTTCGACAatgaattagaaaaaaaattaaaagaacagTATGGGGAGATTTTAAAGAGGGAAGAAACATACTGGAAGGACAAGTCTAGAGAACTGTGGATAGCGGATGGAGATTTGAACACAAAATTATTTCATGCATCCTCCAAAGCTAGAAGAGCCAAGAACAAAATCAGCGCAATCAAGGATGAACAGGGCTCACTAAAAACATCTGAGAAAGAAATAGAGCAAGCAGCACTAGATTACTTCATAGGGCTATGGGAGAAAAGGACCAGAATGACAATGAGAATTTCCCTATAA
- the LOC131875958 gene encoding uncharacterized protein LOC131875958, with product MAEVLGKLIQKRQVENTWKGIKVHEHMRVVTHSQFVNDTIIFGEVTIEEAKCIMNTLDNYSEQSGQIMNKQKSQVIFLNTNKKSQQRIGNLMGIEIADLPLKYHGVRIDKRCRQSQIWDDVKNSCLAKLDQWKNRWLSQAGRLTMVKSVLSAIPIYSMSCFKLPYAAGKNLDNILRKFVWEGVKETKKIPLINWDTMCLVKEEGGAGVGKMDLQNKALGAKLAWKMYTEP from the coding sequence ATGGCTGAAGTGTTAGGAAAACTGATTCAAAAAAGACAAGTAGAAAACACATGGAAAGGAATCAAAGTGCATGAACATATGAGAGTTGTCACCCATTCTCAGTTTGTCAATGACACCATTATCTTTGGAGAAGTGACAATTGAGGAAGCAAAATGCATTATGAATACATTGGACAACTACTCAGAACAGTCCGGGCAGATTATGAACAAGCAGAAATCACAAGTAATATTTTTGAACACCAATAAGAAATCTCAGCAAAGAATTGGAAATCTCATGGGGATAGAAATTGCAGACCTCCCCCTCAAATATCATGGAGTCAGAATAGACAAACGTTGCAGACAATCCCAAATATGGGATGATGTGAAGAATTCTTGTTTAGCAAAATTAGATCAATGGAAGAATAGATGGCTATCACAGGCAGGGAGACTCACCATGGTAAAATCAGTACTTTCAGCTATCCCAATTTACAGTATGTCTTGCTTCAagcttccatatgctgctggaaaAAACTTAGACAATATTCTAAGGAAATTTGTATGGGAAGGAGTTAAGGAGACCAAAAAGATACCTCTCATAAATTGGGATACAATGTGCTTAGTAAAAGAAGAAGGAGGTGCTGGAGTAGGGAAAATGGACCTGCAGAATAAAGCCTTGGGCGCAAAACTGGCATGGAAAATGTACACTGAGCCCTAG
- the LOC131875957 gene encoding uncharacterized protein LOC131875957, whose product MGDILHGAYGDLGHVTNNVAEIRALEAGLNLCVQKGLSKIIIEGDSQIVINGIIKSYFHSWNLEKWLPQINQLLSSIGTYDINHVYREGNRLADHLANLGVECNNEIVTFDKCSMTESIIELSKMDSSCKGIG is encoded by the coding sequence ATGGGAGATATTCTTCATGGAGCATATGGTGACCTTGGCCATGTCACCAATAATGTGGCAGAAATCAGAGCTTTAGAGGCAGGATTGAATCTATGTGTACAAAAAGGACTCTCCAAAATCATCATTGAGGGAGACTCACAGATTGTTATAAATGGGATAATCAAATCATATTTTCACAGTTGGAATTTGGAAAAATGGCTTCCTCAAATTAACCAGCTACTCAGCTCGATTGGAACTTACGATATCAATCATGTATACAGAGAAGGGAATCGGTTGGCAGACCATCTAGCAAATCTGGGAGTTGAATGCAATAATGAAATTGTCACATTTGACAAATGCTCGATGACAGAAAGTATTATTGAGCTGAGCAAGATGGATTCTTCATGCAAAGGCATCGGTTAA